The following proteins are co-located in the Salvelinus namaycush isolate Seneca chromosome 33, SaNama_1.0, whole genome shotgun sequence genome:
- the LOC120027974 gene encoding zinc finger protein ZIC 1-like, translating to MLLDAGPQYPTIGVTTFGSSRHHSTGEVTEREVALGINPFADGMGAFKINHSSHDLGSGQTAFSSQAPGYAAAALGHHHHPTHVSSYSTAAFNSTRDFLFRNRGFGDATSAQHSLFASAAGSFAGPHGHSDATGHLLFPGLHEQAASHASSNVVNSQMRLGFTGDMYGRADQYAHVTSPRSDHYASSQLHGYGHMNMAAHHGAGAFFRYMRQPIKQELICKWVEPEQLSNPKKACNKTFSTMHELVTHLTVEHVGGPEQSNHICFWEECVREGKPFKAKYKLVNHIRVHTGEKPFPCPFPGCGKVFARSENLKIHKRTHTGEKPFKCEFEGCDRRFANSSDRKKHMHVHTSDKPYLCKMCDKSYTHPSSLRKHMKVHEATTQGPQPSPAASSGYESSTPPTIVSPSTENQNSSSISPAASTVHHTTSHHNTLSSNFNEWYV from the exons ATGCTGCTGGACGCAGGACCCCAGTACCCCACCATAGGAGTCACTACGTTTGGCTCCTCAAGGCATCACTCAACAGGCGAAGTCACAGAACGAGAAGTGGCTTTGGGGATAAATCCATTCGCAGACGGGATGGGCGCTTTTAAAATCAACCACAGCTCCCACGACCTGGGCTCCGGCCAGACGGCGTTCTCCTCCCAGGCTCCCGGCTACGCTGCTGCCGCCCTGGGTCACCACCACCACCCGACGCACGTCAGCTCCTACTCCACCGCAGCCTTCAACTCCACCCGGGACTTTCTCTTCAGAAACCGGGGCTTCGGAGACGCAACCAGCGCGCAGCACAGCCTGTTTGCCTCCGCAGCGGGAAGTTTTGCAGGGCCACATGGACACTCCGATGCCACTGGGCACCTGCTCTTCCCCGGACTCCACGAGCAAGCCGCGAGCCATGCGTCGTCTAATGTCGTCAACAGCCAGATGCGCCTTGGCTTTACCGGGGACATGTACGGCCGGGCTGACCAGTATGCCCACGTTACGAGCCCCCGATCCGACCACTACGCCTCTTCTCAGCTGCATGGATATGGCCACATGAACATGGCGGCTCACCACGGGGCAGGGGCCTTCTTCCGTTACATGAGGCAGCCCATCAAACAGGAGCTCATCTGTAAGTGGGTCGAGCCCGAACAGTTGTCGAACCCCAAAAAGGCTTGCAACAAAACTTTCAGCACGATGCACGAGCTCGTGACCCACCTGACCGTGGAGCATGTTGGAGGACCAGAGCAGTCGAACCATATTTGCTTTTGGGAAGAGTGCGTCCGAGAAGGAAAACCGTTCAAAGCTAAATACAAACTGGTAAATCATATCAGAGtgcacaccggagagaaaccatTCCCGTGTCCCTTCCCCGGCTGTGGAAAAGTGTTTGCCCGATCGGAAAATCTAAAAATCCACAAAAGGACTCACACTG gtGAGAAGCCTTTCAAGTGTGAGTTTGAGGGCTGCGACAGGCGGTTTGCGAACAGCAGCGACCGGAAGAAACACATGCACGTCCATACGTCTGACAAGCCTTATCTCTGCAAGATGTGTGACAAGTCCTACACACATCCAAGCTCTCTGCGGAAACACATGAAG GTTCACGAGGCTACCACGCAAGGACCTCAACCGTCGCCAGCGGCCAGTTCCGGGTATGAGTCGTCCACGCCGCCCACCATCGTGTCCCCGTCCACAGAGAACCAGAATTCCAGTTCCATATCACCGGCAGCCTCGACAGTACACCACACGACCAGTCACCACAACACGCTGTCGTCAAATTTTAATGAATGGTACGTGTAA